A genomic stretch from Thermonema lapsum includes:
- a CDS encoding SIR2 family NAD-dependent protein deacylase, producing the protein MPKGNGNRMKKVVVLTGAGISAESGLKTFRDADGLWEGYDIAEVASIEGWHRNPQKVLEFYNMRRRQLAQAQPNAAHRALKEMERYYEVVIITQNVDDLHERAGSSRIIHLHGELTKARSSQNPQLVYDIGYKDIHWGDTAEDGSQLRPHIVWFGEAVPMMEQAIAEVEQADIFMIVGTSLVVYPAAGLIDYASPHIPKYVVDIKRPDISWRRYPHLHMIEAPATEGVPRLVKELCPQANC; encoded by the coding sequence ATGCCCAAAGGTAATGGCAACCGCATGAAGAAAGTGGTCGTACTGACCGGCGCAGGCATCAGTGCTGAAAGTGGTTTAAAAACCTTTCGCGATGCCGATGGTTTATGGGAAGGCTACGACATCGCCGAAGTGGCATCTATAGAAGGGTGGCACCGCAATCCGCAAAAAGTATTGGAGTTTTACAATATGCGCAGGCGTCAGTTGGCACAAGCACAGCCCAATGCTGCCCACCGAGCACTCAAAGAAATGGAACGCTATTATGAGGTGGTCATCATTACCCAAAACGTAGATGACCTGCACGAACGGGCAGGGTCGTCGCGTATCATACACTTGCACGGGGAACTGACCAAAGCCCGTAGCAGCCAAAATCCACAGCTCGTTTATGATATAGGTTATAAGGACATCCATTGGGGCGACACTGCCGAAGACGGCAGTCAGCTGCGCCCACATATTGTGTGGTTTGGCGAAGCCGTGCCCATGATGGAGCAGGCAATTGCCGAAGTGGAACAAGCCGATATATTCATGATTGTGGGCACCTCGCTGGTGGTTTATCCAGCCGCCGGTCTGATTGATTATGCCTCCCCTCATATTCCCAAATATGTGGTGGACATCAAGCGCCCCGACATCTCTTGGCGTCGCTATCCCCACCTGCATATGATTGAAGCCCCCGCAACTGAAGGTGTGCCTCGCTTAGTGAAAGAGTTGTGCCCGCAGGCAAACTGCTGA
- a CDS encoding efflux RND transporter permease subunit, which yields MKKFVQGIVAFSLKNSIIVFFLTALLLIAGIISYIHTPIEAFPDVTNTRARIITQWPGRSAEEVEKFVTLPIMKAMNTIPKKASVRSISLFGLSVVTVIFEDEVDDFYAQQYAANRLQGVDLPDGADAQIEPPYGATGEIFRYVIKSSRPIKELTAIQDWVIERELVAVPGVADVVSFGGEEKIYEIKINPTQLANYDLSPLEVFEAVSKSNINVGGDVIERGSQAYVVRGVGLLESVEDIENILIKNKGTTPILVKHVAEVKVSAKPRLGVVGLQDEDDLVQGIIIMLRGENPSEVIARVKEKIAELNERILPKDVKIEPFIDRTELVNATVNTVSKNLIEGIILVSVIVFIFLFNWRTTLIVASVIPLSFLFAILMLRIQGLPANLISMGAIDFGLLLEGTLVIVEAVFVAMERKAHHLGMERFNRISKMGLIKKSAGSVATYIVFAQIILIVALLPIFSFQKVEGKMFSPLAFTLGYALLGSLILSITYVPALCKILLTKNIVERENFISRFLRNSLFNLFLWSNRRRRITLIGFASILTICAVGFVFYGSEFIPKLNEGAIYVRATLPNSINLEEAKRLAEEMKAKLREFEEVKFVLNQVGRPNDGTDPTGFFNIEFHIQLHPEKEWKRNIKKDDLINEMRRALQAYPGIVFGFSQPIQDNVEEYVAGVKSSLVVKIFGDDLFELENYAEQVANVLRSVEGITDLNVYRNIGLPELRIKLDEKKMGKYGVAMAEAQAVVEMAIGGRAATTFYENERMFDVRIRFQKEYRDNQQKIGEILIPTMDGKKIPLREIADIRFVTGPTFIYREGSSRYIAVGFSIQGRDLGSTIAEAKKKVEENVQLPKANKLVWAGEFESKERASKQLAVIVPAVLVLILFLLYFNFGTIKDTLIAASTIPYAFIGGFISLWATQTIFGISAGIGFIILFGVNTINSIILIAVMKENMRKMSLHEAISNGVYSRIRPILMVALMGSMGLLPAALSTGMGSEIQKPLAIMIVGGLIICMILSLTVLPQVFYWAYRKTER from the coding sequence ATGAAGAAATTTGTTCAAGGCATCGTTGCGTTTTCGCTCAAGAATTCGATTATCGTTTTCTTCCTTACCGCATTACTATTGATTGCAGGGATTATTAGTTATATCCATACCCCCATTGAGGCGTTTCCTGATGTAACGAACACTCGTGCAAGAATCATCACCCAATGGCCCGGGCGAAGTGCAGAAGAAGTAGAGAAATTTGTAACCCTGCCCATCATGAAGGCAATGAACACCATTCCTAAGAAGGCAAGTGTTCGTTCCATTTCGCTATTTGGTTTGTCGGTTGTTACCGTAATTTTTGAAGATGAAGTGGATGATTTCTACGCCCAACAATACGCTGCCAACCGCTTACAAGGAGTTGATTTGCCTGACGGAGCAGATGCCCAAATTGAACCACCCTACGGAGCAACAGGCGAAATTTTCCGCTATGTGATAAAAAGCAGCCGTCCCATTAAAGAATTAACCGCTATTCAGGATTGGGTCATTGAAAGAGAATTGGTCGCTGTTCCGGGAGTAGCAGATGTGGTGAGTTTTGGTGGGGAAGAGAAAATCTATGAAATCAAAATCAACCCCACCCAATTAGCAAACTACGATTTATCACCTTTGGAAGTTTTTGAAGCCGTATCAAAAAGTAATATCAACGTGGGCGGTGATGTGATTGAAAGAGGTTCGCAAGCCTATGTGGTGCGTGGGGTTGGGCTTTTAGAAAGCGTCGAGGACATCGAGAACATCTTGATTAAAAACAAAGGAACGACGCCTATTTTAGTGAAGCATGTAGCAGAAGTAAAAGTTTCTGCCAAACCAAGATTAGGCGTTGTAGGCTTGCAAGACGAGGATGATTTGGTGCAGGGCATTATAATAATGCTTAGGGGCGAAAACCCAAGCGAAGTAATTGCAAGAGTTAAAGAAAAAATTGCAGAATTGAATGAAAGGATACTGCCAAAAGACGTAAAAATTGAGCCTTTTATTGATAGAACAGAGTTGGTAAATGCCACTGTAAACACCGTTAGCAAAAACCTTATCGAAGGTATTATTCTCGTTTCCGTTATTGTTTTCATCTTTTTGTTCAACTGGCGAACTACCCTAATTGTAGCTTCGGTGATTCCTCTTTCTTTTCTATTTGCCATTTTAATGCTTCGCATACAAGGATTGCCCGCCAACCTGATTTCAATGGGTGCTATTGATTTTGGCTTATTGTTGGAAGGAACCCTGGTGATTGTAGAAGCTGTATTTGTAGCAATGGAGCGAAAAGCCCACCATTTAGGAATGGAAAGGTTTAACCGCATCAGTAAAATGGGCTTGATAAAGAAAAGTGCAGGAAGTGTTGCTACCTATATCGTGTTTGCCCAAATAATTTTGATTGTAGCCCTGCTGCCTATTTTCTCTTTTCAAAAGGTAGAGGGGAAAATGTTTTCACCTTTGGCATTTACGCTGGGTTATGCTTTATTGGGCTCACTCATTTTAAGTATTACCTATGTTCCTGCCTTATGCAAAATACTGCTCACAAAAAATATTGTTGAAAGAGAAAACTTTATTTCCCGTTTTTTGCGTAACAGTCTTTTCAACCTCTTTTTGTGGAGCAACCGAAGAAGAAGAATTACCCTCATTGGTTTTGCTTCGATACTGACCATTTGCGCAGTTGGTTTTGTCTTTTATGGGTCAGAATTTATTCCTAAACTTAATGAAGGAGCCATCTATGTGCGAGCAACTTTACCCAACAGTATAAACCTTGAGGAAGCCAAACGCTTAGCCGAAGAAATGAAAGCCAAGTTACGAGAGTTTGAAGAAGTAAAATTTGTACTGAATCAGGTAGGACGCCCCAACGATGGTACTGACCCAACCGGCTTTTTTAATATAGAATTTCACATTCAGCTTCACCCCGAAAAGGAATGGAAGCGCAACATTAAAAAAGATGATTTGATAAACGAAATGAGGAGGGCTTTACAAGCCTATCCGGGAATTGTTTTTGGATTTAGCCAACCCATTCAGGATAATGTGGAAGAATATGTAGCAGGAGTGAAAAGCTCGTTGGTGGTTAAAATTTTCGGAGACGATTTATTTGAATTGGAAAATTATGCAGAGCAAGTAGCCAATGTTCTAAGGAGTGTAGAAGGTATTACCGACTTGAACGTATATAGAAACATAGGGCTTCCTGAACTACGCATCAAGTTAGATGAGAAAAAAATGGGCAAATATGGTGTGGCAATGGCGGAAGCACAGGCTGTAGTGGAAATGGCAATCGGTGGTAGGGCAGCCACTACCTTCTATGAAAACGAACGTATGTTTGATGTGCGCATTCGCTTTCAAAAGGAATACAGAGACAACCAGCAAAAAATTGGAGAAATTCTTATCCCAACAATGGATGGTAAAAAAATCCCTTTGCGTGAAATAGCAGACATCAGGTTCGTTACCGGTCCTACCTTTATTTACCGTGAAGGCAGCAGCCGATACATAGCCGTTGGTTTTAGTATCCAAGGTAGAGATTTAGGTAGCACCATAGCAGAAGCGAAAAAGAAAGTAGAGGAAAACGTTCAATTGCCAAAAGCAAACAAATTGGTTTGGGCAGGAGAATTTGAAAGCAAAGAAAGAGCAAGCAAACAATTGGCTGTAATTGTGCCTGCTGTGCTGGTATTGATATTGTTCTTACTCTACTTCAATTTTGGAACCATCAAAGACACGCTCATTGCGGCGAGTACTATTCCTTATGCTTTTATTGGTGGTTTTATTTCGCTTTGGGCTACACAGACCATTTTTGGAATTTCAGCTGGCATTGGATTTATCATTTTGTTTGGGGTGAACACTATCAATAGCATCATTCTCATAGCCGTAATGAAAGAGAACATGCGAAAAATGAGTTTACACGAAGCTATTTCAAATGGGGTTTACAGCCGCATTCGTCCCATTTTAATGGTTGCCTTGATGGGTTCAATGGGATTATTGCCTGCAGCTTTGTCAACAGGAATGGGGTCAGAAATTCAAAAACCTTTAGCCATTATGATTGTGGGAGGTTTAATTATCTGCATGATATTGTCCTTGACTGTATTGCCACAGGTTTTCTATTGGGCATACCGAAAAACAGAAAGATAG
- a CDS encoding efflux RND transporter periplasmic adaptor subunit: MSSTLLKNTIIGCLAITFILGSCRNSEEKINSTESKSYCLDENFKAKIETTSPIKQVVTETIPLTGSVEPNPDKVIHFVSLVSGIISNTYFSLGDKVSKGQVLAELKSTQLLELESQLKTIDAQIKVAEKKLQSLQSMYDDGIASEKDLMEAQSQLTILKAEREKINANLSLFSASAEKGVFLIKSPASGIVTAKSIAAGQQISAEGDPLFTISDLSEVWVLANVHASNVRNIQIGMEVNIKTLSYPDEVFKGKITTISQVLDADAKVMKARIVLPNPDLKLKPGMLVDVTAIKELKTEALSIPTAAIVFDNNQNYVVVYKSDCEIELRKIEILTQSNGTTFLLSGLREDEKIITKNHLLIYEQIKNFNN; this comes from the coding sequence ATGAGCAGCACATTATTAAAGAATACAATCATCGGCTGTTTGGCAATCACTTTTATTTTGGGCAGTTGCAGAAATTCGGAAGAAAAAATCAACTCAACTGAAAGCAAAAGCTATTGTTTAGACGAAAATTTCAAAGCGAAAATTGAAACAACAAGTCCCATAAAACAAGTCGTAACAGAAACTATACCGCTCACAGGTTCAGTAGAACCCAATCCCGATAAAGTGATTCACTTTGTGAGTTTGGTAAGTGGCATTATTTCCAACACATATTTTTCATTAGGCGACAAAGTAAGTAAAGGGCAAGTATTAGCTGAATTGAAAAGTACGCAACTATTAGAGCTTGAATCACAATTAAAAACCATTGATGCGCAAATAAAAGTAGCAGAAAAAAAACTACAATCCCTTCAATCAATGTATGATGATGGCATTGCATCAGAAAAAGATTTGATGGAAGCACAAAGTCAATTAACCATTTTAAAAGCTGAAAGAGAAAAAATCAATGCCAATCTAAGTCTTTTCAGTGCCAGTGCAGAGAAAGGTGTTTTTTTAATTAAGTCGCCAGCCTCAGGAATTGTTACCGCTAAATCCATTGCTGCGGGGCAACAAATATCGGCAGAAGGCGACCCTTTGTTTACTATTTCTGATTTGAGTGAAGTTTGGGTTTTGGCAAATGTGCATGCTAGCAATGTAAGGAACATTCAAATAGGAATGGAAGTAAACATCAAGACCCTCTCTTATCCTGATGAAGTATTTAAAGGGAAAATTACAACTATTTCACAGGTTTTAGATGCAGATGCCAAAGTGATGAAAGCAAGGATTGTATTGCCAAACCCTGATTTGAAGTTAAAGCCCGGCATGTTGGTGGACGTTACCGCAATCAAAGAACTCAAAACAGAAGCACTGAGCATTCCCACTGCTGCAATAGTATTCGACAACAATCAAAACTATGTAGTAGTCTATAAATCTGATTGTGAAATAGAACTAAGAAAAATAGAAATTCTCACCCAAAGCAACGGCACAACATTCCTATTAAGCGGTTTACGTGAAGACGAAAAAATCATCACAAAAAACCACCTGCTGATTTACGAACAGATTAAAAACTTCAACAACTAG
- a CDS encoding TolC family protein — MSIPKYAGVTIISFIFYIQAIAQDTLKLNRQQCEAIFLKENLLLIAERLEISKAEAMKLQASLWPNPTVSLDEINLWATQKQLGVFGEELPGFNGGNFGRNQQISFSIEQLILTAGKRKKLMALEQVNVDKSQQYFQDLLRHLKYEFRLQLTQLQYLQFKRAIYLNQISSVRQLTHAYQRQVDLGNIPKGEYIRLKALELEISKQINELNKEINEVQKELKLLMRLPANVYLILSDDDYLKNIESFKSLSLSALLDTAKSIRPDLKLAELEQTYFSKLYAYEKAQRTPNLTLKGGYDRGGNFMYNFVGFGVAMDLPIFNRNQGNIRYANLGIEQSKILYEQQFLTVANEIALAWQNLNTSIRFFESIEPNYEKTLDDLLNAYTKNLANRSISLLEYLDFLDAYLENKRIILEAAKDVNDKAEELNFSLGIDLIK, encoded by the coding sequence ATGAGCATACCAAAATACGCGGGAGTTACGATTATTTCTTTCATTTTCTATATTCAGGCTATTGCGCAAGACACCCTGAAACTGAACCGACAGCAGTGTGAAGCTATATTTCTCAAAGAAAATTTATTACTCATTGCTGAAAGGCTGGAAATTTCAAAAGCCGAAGCAATGAAGTTGCAAGCCTCTCTTTGGCCCAACCCAACCGTCTCTTTAGACGAAATAAACCTCTGGGCAACCCAAAAACAATTGGGTGTATTTGGCGAAGAACTGCCGGGGTTCAATGGAGGAAATTTTGGCAGAAATCAACAAATCAGTTTTTCGATTGAGCAACTTATACTCACTGCCGGAAAACGCAAAAAGCTGATGGCTTTAGAGCAAGTGAATGTTGATAAATCACAACAGTATTTTCAAGATTTGCTTCGCCATTTGAAATATGAATTCCGCCTGCAATTGACACAACTTCAATACTTACAATTCAAACGAGCCATTTATCTCAATCAAATCAGCAGCGTAAGGCAACTTACTCATGCCTACCAAAGACAAGTGGATTTAGGCAACATTCCCAAAGGCGAATATATTCGCTTGAAAGCCTTAGAGTTAGAAATCTCTAAGCAAATCAACGAGCTGAACAAAGAAATTAACGAAGTCCAAAAAGAACTCAAACTGCTGATGCGATTACCCGCCAATGTGTATTTAATTCTATCGGATGATGACTATTTGAAAAATATAGAATCGTTTAAATCATTGAGTTTGTCTGCCTTGTTGGATACTGCAAAATCAATCCGACCTGATTTGAAATTGGCAGAATTAGAGCAAACCTATTTCAGCAAATTGTATGCCTATGAGAAGGCTCAACGAACGCCTAACCTGACCTTAAAAGGCGGTTATGACCGTGGCGGTAACTTTATGTATAATTTCGTCGGCTTTGGTGTGGCAATGGATTTGCCCATATTCAACAGAAATCAAGGCAACATCCGCTATGCGAATTTGGGCATCGAACAATCCAAAATCCTCTACGAACAGCAATTCTTAACAGTAGCGAATGAAATAGCCCTAGCTTGGCAGAATTTGAATACTTCTATCCGGTTTTTCGAAAGCATTGAACCCAACTACGAAAAAACCCTGGACGATTTGCTCAATGCTTACACCAAGAATTTGGCTAATCGCAGCATAAGCTTGTTGGAATACCTTGACTTTTTGGATGCCTATTTGGAAAACAAAAGAATCATTTTAGAAGCAGCAAAAGACGTGAACGACAAAGCAGAAGAATTGAATTTTTCATTAGGCATAGACTTAATTAAATAA
- a CDS encoding sensor histidine kinase, whose protein sequence is MKIRNKILLYFSTTVIALTIFSSIIIYVLFSEYREEEFQQRQKEKIKFTIELIAEYKELSENLSSIMDKHTIHDFYDEKMLIYDRQKNLIYKSIDDLEIKNADSLLNALSPAQQWIETKEGKYDIIAVYVQNKDNHFYAISKAYDAFGYSKLAFLRNVLIAITSIISIIVLIVNAILSNAIAKPITDLAEQLGKIDIESENLPALKSYSNTYELNYLIEKFNQLIQKTNEAFSFQKHTIHHISHQLKTPIAILVSELEKIERNENSFALKTDIQALIVKAKSLGNIINILLEISKIESGRKIKKQLLRIDELIFDTIAELNSINPDFHFEVNYTPKQFSESSLEINANEALMKQVFLNILSNCITYSDNAKATILFDCTQSNKLKIIVSNSGTPISSDEVKFLFNYFFRGQNSQDKTGFGLGLVLSKKILEIHSATIQYANPSPNWNTFEITFALS, encoded by the coding sequence ATGAAAATAAGGAACAAAATATTACTCTACTTTTCTACCACTGTAATTGCACTTACTATTTTTTCCTCAATCATCATTTATGTGCTTTTTAGTGAATACCGTGAAGAGGAATTTCAACAAAGACAAAAAGAGAAAATTAAATTTACCATTGAATTAATTGCTGAATACAAGGAGCTGAGCGAAAACCTTAGCTCGATAATGGACAAACACACGATTCACGATTTTTATGATGAAAAAATGCTCATTTATGATAGGCAAAAAAATTTAATCTATAAAAGCATTGATGATTTAGAAATTAAAAATGCGGACAGTCTTCTAAACGCCCTATCACCTGCCCAACAGTGGATTGAAACCAAAGAAGGGAAATACGACATTATTGCAGTTTATGTTCAGAACAAAGACAATCATTTTTATGCCATTAGCAAAGCCTATGATGCCTTTGGATATTCAAAATTGGCATTCTTGAGAAACGTTCTTATTGCTATTACTTCCATTATTTCCATAATTGTGTTGATAGTGAACGCTATTTTATCAAATGCAATAGCAAAGCCCATAACAGACTTAGCAGAACAATTAGGAAAGATTGACATTGAAAGTGAGAACCTCCCCGCATTAAAAAGTTACTCAAATACCTACGAACTAAACTATCTCATAGAAAAATTTAACCAACTAATTCAAAAAACCAATGAAGCATTTTCCTTTCAAAAACACACGATTCACCACATATCACATCAGCTAAAAACACCCATTGCCATTTTAGTTTCTGAATTAGAGAAAATTGAGAGAAATGAAAATTCTTTTGCCTTAAAAACAGACATTCAAGCACTCATCGTAAAAGCAAAATCGTTGGGAAATATCATCAACATTTTATTGGAGATTTCCAAAATTGAATCAGGCAGAAAAATCAAGAAACAACTTTTGCGTATAGATGAATTAATTTTTGATACCATTGCTGAATTAAACAGCATAAACCCCGATTTTCATTTCGAGGTAAATTATACACCCAAACAGTTTAGTGAATCTTCACTTGAAATCAACGCCAATGAAGCCTTAATGAAACAAGTATTTCTGAATATTCTCAGCAACTGCATTACATACAGCGACAACGCGAAAGCAACCATACTTTTCGACTGCACTCAATCAAACAAATTAAAAATCATTGTGTCAAATTCGGGCACACCCATCTCTTCTGATGAAGTAAAATTTCTTTTTAACTATTTTTTCAGAGGACAAAACAGCCAAGACAAAACAGGTTTTGGCTTAGGTCTTGTGCTATCCAAAAAGATTTTAGAAATCCACTCGGCAACAATACAATACGCTAATCCATCACCAAATTGGAATACATTTGAAATCACTTTCGCATTAAGCTAA
- a CDS encoding response regulator transcription factor, with product MKVLIIEDDHTLNKNISEALKAENYDVTSLFDGALAERIIKRETFDCIILDINLPGKNGFKLCKEFRNSNLDTPVIMLTAFSELEDKIQGFECGADDYLTKPFFMRELLLRVNALIKRKGKNTNNNESVFTFDDITLNDATKTVFRQGKEISLTPREYQILFKLIQQPGEVVAKADLVKEIWGNSFDANTNTIEVYINFLRNKLDKPFNKNTIKTKVGFGYYLDTK from the coding sequence ATGAAAGTTTTAATCATAGAAGACGACCATACGTTGAACAAAAACATTAGTGAAGCACTCAAGGCTGAAAATTACGACGTAACGTCACTATTTGACGGGGCTCTGGCAGAACGGATAATCAAAAGAGAAACATTCGACTGCATCATTTTGGACATTAATCTTCCCGGTAAAAACGGTTTTAAATTATGCAAAGAGTTCAGAAATAGCAATCTTGATACTCCAGTAATTATGTTGACTGCATTCAGTGAATTGGAAGATAAGATTCAAGGATTTGAATGTGGTGCTGACGACTACCTGACAAAACCTTTCTTTATGCGAGAATTGCTGCTTAGAGTAAATGCGTTAATCAAGCGAAAAGGAAAAAATACAAACAATAACGAATCTGTTTTTACTTTTGATGACATTACATTGAATGATGCTACTAAAACTGTATTTAGACAAGGAAAGGAAATTTCTTTAACCCCGAGAGAATATCAAATACTTTTTAAACTAATTCAACAACCCGGAGAAGTTGTTGCAAAAGCAGATTTGGTAAAAGAAATTTGGGGGAATTCTTTTGATGCCAACACCAATACCATTGAAGTGTATATCAATTTTTTACGCAACAAATTGGACAAGCCATTCAATAAGAATACCATCAAAACCAAAGTGGGGTTTGGTTATTACCTTGATACAAAATGA
- a CDS encoding GxxExxY protein translates to MEINQITEKIIGCAIEVHRNLGPGLLESAYEECLYYELNELGLNVKRQLALPLIYKGVKLDAGYRIDLLVENKVIIEIKSVDAIAEIHKAQLMTYMKLANIKIGLLINFNVSRLKDGIIRWIV, encoded by the coding sequence ATGGAAATAAACCAGATTACTGAGAAAATTATTGGTTGTGCAATTGAAGTTCACAGAAATTTAGGTCCGGGCTTGCTCGAGAGTGCTTACGAAGAGTGCTTGTATTATGAACTCAATGAACTCGGGCTAAATGTGAAAAGACAACTCGCTTTGCCATTGATTTACAAAGGCGTGAAATTAGATGCAGGTTATCGTATTGATTTATTGGTTGAAAACAAAGTGATCATTGAAATAAAATCAGTAGACGCAATAGCAGAAATACATAAAGCCCAACTTATGACGTATATGAAACTTGCCAACATAAAAATAGGTTTGTTAATCAACTTTAACGTAAGTCGTTTAAAAGACGGAATCATAAGATGGATTGTTTAA
- a CDS encoding dioxygenase family protein: MNRIEFIKSVLGLAAMGPLSSFKLFTDQLPVQGKKMPVLFTSHGNPMDIPLSREERPFWKTLFELGKELQKNYEVKAALVVSAHWCTKGTFVNVSPEPKQIYDYYGFPEEYYKVIYRAKGAPEIAREVKQLAPVVHETTEWGLDHGAWPMLMHLFPEGNVPVFQMSIDYYAKPEYHYHLGQQLKPLREKGVLIIGSGSLIHNLSLAMRKLQSNDMKPYGWELEYDAWIKKQLDTRNIANIINYENSHKLGKLAAPTPDHFVPVLYSLGLMDSKDEIKYFYEDSISLPAFSERSFIITS, from the coding sequence ATGAACCGCATAGAATTCATAAAATCTGTTTTAGGATTAGCAGCAATGGGCCCATTAAGCAGTTTTAAACTTTTTACTGACCAGTTACCGGTTCAGGGGAAAAAGATGCCTGTTCTTTTTACCTCCCACGGCAATCCCATGGATATACCGCTTTCACGAGAAGAGCGTCCATTTTGGAAAACACTTTTTGAATTAGGCAAGGAACTGCAAAAAAATTATGAAGTAAAGGCTGCCTTAGTGGTATCCGCTCACTGGTGTACAAAAGGAACATTTGTAAATGTATCGCCCGAACCTAAACAGATTTACGATTATTATGGATTTCCCGAAGAGTATTACAAAGTAATATACAGAGCAAAAGGGGCACCGGAGATTGCTCGCGAAGTAAAGCAATTGGCTCCTGTAGTGCACGAAACCACCGAATGGGGATTAGACCACGGTGCTTGGCCTATGTTGATGCACTTGTTCCCCGAAGGCAATGTGCCTGTTTTTCAAATGAGCATTGACTATTATGCCAAGCCTGAATATCATTATCACTTAGGTCAACAGCTTAAACCTCTTCGTGAAAAAGGAGTATTGATTATAGGTAGCGGCTCACTTATTCATAATCTGTCCTTAGCCATGCGTAAATTGCAAAGCAATGATATGAAGCCTTACGGTTGGGAATTGGAGTATGATGCATGGATTAAAAAACAATTAGACACAAGAAACATTGCTAACATTATCAATTACGAAAATAGCCATAAACTAGGCAAACTGGCAGCACCAACGCCCGACCATTTTGTGCCGGTGCTTTATAGTTTGGGGCTCATGGACAGTAAAGATGAAATAAAGTATTTTTATGAAGATTCAATCAGTCTTCCAGCTTTTAGCGAAAGAAGTTTCATAATAACTTCCTAA
- a CDS encoding class I SAM-dependent methyltransferase yields the protein MKEFWNERYRSEAYVYGEKPNEYLKESLTRFTPGKILFPAEGEGRNAVYAAQLGWHVFAFDQSIEGKKKALKLADKHKVNIHYDVCEFEEASYPPNEFDAIALIFAHFPADKKEAYHQKLLKWLKPRGVIILEAFSKKHIQFNSVNEKVGGPRDIGMLYSAEELKTWFKDLEFIELYETETELNEGLFHVGRGAVVRCIAKKRLMDDEIKA from the coding sequence ATGAAAGAATTTTGGAACGAAAGATACCGTAGCGAAGCCTACGTGTATGGCGAAAAGCCTAATGAATATCTGAAAGAAAGCCTTACCCGTTTTACTCCGGGTAAGATTTTATTTCCAGCAGAAGGCGAAGGACGCAATGCCGTGTATGCCGCCCAATTAGGATGGCATGTCTTTGCATTCGACCAAAGCATAGAGGGCAAGAAAAAAGCCTTGAAGCTGGCTGATAAACATAAAGTGAATATCCATTACGATGTATGCGAGTTTGAGGAGGCAAGCTATCCGCCCAACGAATTCGATGCCATTGCCTTGATTTTTGCTCATTTTCCTGCCGATAAAAAGGAAGCATATCATCAAAAGCTCCTAAAATGGCTTAAACCCAGAGGGGTGATTATTTTAGAGGCTTTTAGTAAAAAGCATATTCAATTCAATAGTGTGAACGAAAAAGTAGGAGGACCCAGAGACATCGGTATGCTCTATTCTGCAGAGGAACTGAAAACCTGGTTCAAAGATTTAGAATTTATAGAATTATACGAAACGGAAACCGAGCTCAACGAAGGCTTGTTTCATGTGGGCAGAGGGGCAGTGGTGCGTTGCATTGCAAAAAAACGGTTAATGGATGATGAAATTAAAGCATGA
- a CDS encoding DoxX family protein has protein sequence METKNKTLHIVLWIVQGLLAAMFLMAGIMKSFTPIEKLAESLPWVKEYSPALVRFIGISELLGSLGLILPSLLKIKPQLTPLAALGFFIIMVLAAVFHLMRAEYEALPVNVIIGALALFVAWGRYKKLPIQPKV, from the coding sequence ATGGAAACTAAGAACAAAACACTTCACATTGTACTTTGGATAGTGCAAGGATTATTAGCAGCCATGTTCCTCATGGCAGGTATTATGAAATCGTTTACACCCATCGAAAAATTAGCCGAATCACTACCTTGGGTAAAAGAGTATTCACCTGCTTTAGTAAGATTTATTGGTATCTCCGAACTACTTGGATCGCTTGGGCTCATACTACCGTCTCTGCTCAAAATTAAACCACAGCTTACGCCCTTAGCTGCATTGGGATTTTTTATCATTATGGTTTTGGCAGCAGTATTCCATTTGATGCGTGCAGAATATGAAGCCCTACCTGTTAATGTTATCATTGGAGCTTTGGCTTTATTTGTGGCTTGGGGCAGATATAAAAAATTACCCATCCAACCAAAAGTATGA